From Streptomyces sp. NBC_00690, a single genomic window includes:
- a CDS encoding phytoene desaturase family protein — protein MPDEGTSDWTSRPPTTPERKRTPPTKPRVIVIGAGVAGMSTGCYAQMSGMQTMILEKHVLPGGCCTAWARDGYVFDYCIEWLIGTAPGNEAHQVWRELGALDGKSITHFDMFNRVVDEDGRSVTFYNDPQRLEQHLLELSPGDARLIESFCRDLRRFCSIELYPFLTAPALRTVRERAAILRTVLPAFRLFWRTAATPMHTFADRFQDPLLRRAFRNIFFQDPEGFPLLPYLFNMAGAHHRNAGFPQGGSLGLARSIEERYTSLGGSISYRARVARVLVEDDRAVGVQLTNGKRYYADHVVSACDGHTTIYSLLGGRYTGPRIEKLYDELLNAPGALFPAVVSAFVGVAGDLGDDRTHSTTYLLSPEDAERLPGALQQSLVVQLRSRYSDGFAPPGKSVIHCTYFSDYTYWKKLRSSDRKEYWAQKRRVAAFVREFLERHRPGIAERIELVDVASPATTKRYTGNFDGSILAWKAFSEADDVAAKLVGKDRMRLPGLRDFSMAGQWVGLGGLIRAASTGRFVTQYLCEEWGLPFTAWESTPTEPWHRDKLGHLPQLDRRPGRDGSGSGS, from the coding sequence ATGCCCGATGAAGGCACGTCCGACTGGACCAGCCGCCCGCCCACGACACCCGAGCGGAAGCGCACGCCTCCCACCAAACCCCGGGTGATCGTCATCGGTGCCGGTGTGGCGGGGATGTCGACCGGCTGCTACGCACAGATGAGCGGCATGCAGACCATGATCCTGGAGAAGCACGTGCTTCCCGGGGGCTGCTGCACGGCCTGGGCCCGTGACGGATACGTCTTCGACTACTGCATCGAGTGGCTGATCGGCACGGCGCCTGGGAACGAGGCGCACCAGGTGTGGCGTGAACTCGGGGCACTCGACGGGAAGTCCATCACCCACTTCGACATGTTCAACCGGGTCGTCGACGAGGACGGCCGCTCGGTCACGTTCTACAACGATCCCCAGCGCCTTGAGCAGCACCTGTTGGAGCTGTCACCGGGCGACGCACGACTGATCGAGTCCTTCTGCCGGGACCTGCGCAGATTCTGCTCCATCGAGCTCTACCCCTTCCTGACCGCACCGGCGCTACGGACCGTCCGGGAGCGGGCGGCGATCCTCAGGACCGTGCTCCCCGCGTTCCGGCTGTTCTGGCGGACGGCGGCGACACCGATGCACACCTTCGCTGACCGATTCCAGGACCCGTTGTTGCGCAGGGCCTTCCGCAACATCTTCTTCCAGGACCCCGAGGGCTTCCCCCTGCTGCCGTACCTGTTCAACATGGCGGGCGCCCATCACCGGAACGCCGGTTTTCCGCAGGGCGGATCGCTCGGTCTGGCCCGGTCGATCGAGGAGCGCTACACCTCGCTGGGCGGCTCGATCAGCTATCGGGCCCGCGTCGCCCGGGTCCTGGTGGAGGACGACCGCGCAGTGGGGGTGCAACTGACCAACGGCAAGCGGTACTACGCCGACCATGTCGTCTCCGCCTGCGACGGCCACACCACCATCTATTCGCTGCTCGGCGGGCGGTACACCGGACCGCGGATCGAGAAGCTCTACGACGAGTTGCTGAACGCCCCCGGCGCCCTCTTCCCCGCCGTGGTCTCCGCCTTCGTCGGGGTGGCGGGAGACCTCGGCGACGACCGGACGCACAGCACCACCTACCTCCTCTCCCCCGAGGACGCCGAACGGCTGCCCGGCGCCCTGCAACAGAGCCTCGTGGTGCAATTGCGCTCCCGCTACTCCGATGGGTTCGCACCACCGGGGAAGTCGGTGATCCACTGCACCTACTTCAGCGACTACACCTACTGGAAGAAGCTGCGCTCCAGCGACCGCAAGGAGTACTGGGCGCAAAAGCGCCGTGTGGCGGCGTTCGTCCGTGAGTTCCTTGAGCGGCACCGCCCCGGCATCGCCGAGCGGATCGAACTGGTCGACGTGGCATCACCGGCCACCACCAAGCGGTACACCGGGAACTTCGACGGCAGCATCCTGGCCTGGAAGGCGTTCTCGGAAGCGGACGACGTGGCCGCGAAACTCGTCGGCAAGGACCGTATGCGGTTGCCGGGACTGCGTGACTTCTCCATGGCGGGCCAGTGGGTCGGCCTCGGCGGGCTGATCCGCGCCGCGTCGACCGGCCGGTTCGTCACCCAGTACCTCTGCGAGGAGTGGGGGTTGCCCTTCACCGCGTGGGAGAGCACACCGACCGAGCCTTGGCATCGCGACAAGCTCGGGCACCTGCCGCAGTTGGATCGACGGCCGGGTCGGGACGGCTCCGGTTCCGGTTCATGA